Proteins encoded in a region of the Falco rusticolus isolate bFalRus1 chromosome 10, bFalRus1.pri, whole genome shotgun sequence genome:
- the ARFGEF2 gene encoding brefeldin A-inhibited guanine nucleotide-exchange protein 2 isoform X1 → MQPPAREQDARTKSMFVSRALEKILAEKEAKRPPHGQLRRACQVALDEIKTELERQREGTAAPPKANFIEADKYFLPFELACQSKSPRIVSTSLDCLQKLIAYGHITGNAPDSGAPGKRLIDRIVETICNCFQGPQTDEGVQLQIIKALLTAVTSPYIEIHEGTILQTVRTCYNIYLASKNLINQTTAKATLTQMLNVIFTRMENQAIQESRDAEKTNQQKSQSPAIQGMSKSPKTGQLKHSYQEGKPTVPPSVELTNGEPERTENGDVKLEQDLTLPASEETTDGGKEVVKGILEDVVKSAVKVAEEKQVTETVTALPALETADTVLSGSSSENVQTNGIPDDGQSVSSTDNLETDLSGHPAAARFSHVLQKDAFLVFRSLCKLSMKPLGDGPPDPKSHELRSKIVSLQLLLSVLQNAGPVFRTHEMFINAIKQYLCVALSKNGVSSVPDVFELSLAIFLTLLSNFKTHLKMQIEVFFKEIFLNILETSSSSFEHKWMVIQTLTRICADAQCVVDIYVNYDCDLNAANIFERLVNDLSKIAQGRSGHELGMTPLQELSLRKKGLECLVSILKCMVEWSKDLYVNPNHQASLGSYKPSEQEVAEGKCLESGGRRSSVSSLDSTVSSGVGSVGTQTTVPDDPEQFEVIKQQKEIIEHGIELFNKKPKRGIQYLQEQGMLGTTAEDIAQFLHQEERLCSTQVGEFLGESNKFNKEVMYAYVDQLDFCGKDFVSALRIFLEGFRLPGEAQKIDRLMEKFAARYIECNQRQTLFASADTAYVLAYSIIMLTTDLHSPQVKNKMTKEQYIKMNRGINDSKDLPVEYLSTIYEEIEGKKIAMKETKEYAITTKCSKPSVANEKQRRLLYNLEMEQMAKTAKALMEAVSHAKAPFTSATHLDHVRPMFKLVWTPLLAAYSVGLQNCDDTEVASLCLEGIRCAIRIACIFGMQLERDAYVQALARFSLLTASSSITEMKQKNIDTIKTLITVAHTDGNYLGNSWHEILKCISQLELAQLIGTGVKTRYLSGSGREREGTIKGYASGGEEFMGLGLGNLVGSGADKRHMASIQESVGETSSQSVVVAVDRIFTGSTRLDGNAIVDFVRWLCAVSMDELASPHHPRMFSLQKIVEISYYNMNRIRLQWSRIWHVIGDHFNKVGCNPNEDVAIFAVDSLRQLSMKFLEKGELANFRFQKDFLRPFEHIMKKNRSPTIRDMVIRCIAQMVNSQAGNIRSGWKNIFAVFHQAASDHDGNIVELAFQTTAHIVTNIFQQHFPAAIDSFQDAVKCLSEFACNVAFPDTSMEAIRLIRYCAKYVSERPQVLREYTSDDMNVAPGDRVWVRGWFPILFELSCIINRCKLDVRTRGLTVMFEIMKSYGHTFEKHWWQDLFRIVFRIFDNMKLPEQQTEKSEWMTTTCNHALYAICDVFTQFYEALNEILLPDILAQLHWCVKQDNEQLARSGTNCLENLVILNGQKFSPEVWGQTCNCMLEIFKTTIPHVLLTWRPVGMEEDSVEKHWDLDLDHQSLSSMDKNASERGQSQFSNPTDESWKGGPYTNQKLFAGLLIKCVVQLELIQTIDNIVFYPATSKKEDAEHMAAAQRDALDADIHIDTEDQGMYKYMSSHHLFKLLDCLQESHSFSKAFNSNYEQRTVLWRAGFKGKSKPNLLKQETSSLACCLRILFRMYVDENRRDSWDAIQRRLLSVCSEALAYFITVNSESHREAWTNLLLLLLTKTLKISDEKFRAHASTYYPYLCEIMQFDLIPELRAVLRKFFLRIGVVFKICVTEEQIRTTGMSLPSW, encoded by the exons atgcagcccccggcccgcgaGCAGGACGCCCGCACCAAGAGTATGTTTGTGTCGCGGGCGCTGGAGAAGATCCTGGCGGAGAAGGAGGCGAAGCGGCCCCCGCACGGGCAGCTGCGGAGAGCCTGCCAGGTGGCGCTGG atgaaataaaaactgagcTGGAAAGGCAAAG AGAAGGCACTGCTGCTCCACCAAAAGCAAATTTCATTGAAGCagataaatatttccttccatTTGAACTGGCCTGCCAGTCAAAGTCTCCACGCATTGTTAGTACTTCACTGGATTGTTTACAG AAACTCATTGCATATGGACATATCACTGGCAATGCACCAGACAGTGGAGCACCTGGAAAAAGACTGATTGACCGAATAGTTGAAACCATTTGCAATTGCTTTCAGGGTCCTCAAACTGATGAAGGAGTACAACTGCAGATAATTAAG GCTCTCCTCACTGCAGTAACATCTCCGTATATAGAAATTCATGAAGGAACAATTCTTCAGACTGTTAGAACCTGCTACAACATCTATCTGGCCAGTAAAAATCTTATTAATCAGACAACTGCCAAAGCTACCCTTACACAGATGttaaatgtcatttttacaCGGATGGAAAATCAAGCT ATACAAGAATCCAGAGACGCAGAAAAAACGAATCAGCAAAAATCCCAGTCTCCTGCAATTCAAGGGATGTCCAAGTCTCCGAAGACTGGTCAGTTAAAGCACAGCTATCAGGAGGGCAAACCCACTGTTCCTCCAAGCGTGGAATTAACCAACGGTGAGcctgagagaacagaaaatggagaTGTGAAGTTGGAGCAGGATCTGACTCTTCCAGCATCAG AGGAAACAACTGATGGAGGAAAGGAAGTGGTTAAAGGAATCTTGGAAGATGTGGTCAAGTCAGCTGTGAAAG tggctgaagaaaagcaggtaACAGAAACAGTTACGGCTCTACCTGCATTAGAGACTGCAGATACTGTTCTATCTGGCTCTAGCAGTGAAAATGTACAAACAAACGGGATTCCAGATGATGGGCAATCTGTTTCCTCCACTGATAATCTG GAAACAGATCTATCTGGacatccagctgctgccagattTTCCCATGTTCTACAAAAGGATGCCTTCCTTGTCTTCAGGTCATTGTGCAAGCTCTCCATGAAACCACTTGGTGATGGGCCACCAGATCCCAA atcaCATGAATTGCGTTCTAAGATAGTGTCTCTTCAGCTTCTTCTCTCGGTACTGCAGAATGCTGGTCCAGTTTTCAGGACACACGAGATGTTCATCAATGCAATCAAGCAATATCTTTGTGTAGCATTATCTAAAAATGGAGTCTCTTCTGTTCCTGATGTATTTGAGCTCTCTCTTGCCatctttctcacactgctttcGAATTTTAAGacccatttaaaaatgcagattgaG gTGTTCTTCAAAGAGATCTTCTTGAATATTCTAGAGACTTCTTCAAGCTCCTTTGAACACAAATGGATGGTGATTCAGACTTTAACTAGAATTTGTGCAG atGCCCAGTGTGTAGTGGATATTTATGTTAACTATGACTGTGATTTAAACGCTGCTAATATCTTTGAACGCCTTGTAAATGATTTGTCAAAAATCGCACAGGGACGAAGTGGGCATGAGTTGGGAATGACGCCTTTACAG gAACTAAGCCTGAGGAAAAAAGGACTTGAATGTTTggtttctattttaaaatgtatggtAGAATGGAGCAAAGACCTTTATGTGAACCCCAATCATCAGGCTAGCTTGG GTTCATATAAACCATCTGAACAGGAAGTGGCTGAAGGTAAATGCCTTGAGAGTGGAGGGAGACGGAGTAGTGTGAGTTCGTTGGACTCCACTGTTTCATCAGGAGTTGGAAGTGTTGGTACACAGACCACTGTTCCAGATGATCCTGAGCAATTTGAAGTCATCaagcaacaaaaggaaataattgaaCATGGGATAGAACT GTTtaataaaaaaccaaagagaGGAATACAGTATCTACAGGAGCAGGGAATGCTTGGCACTACAGCAGAGGACATTGCACAGTTCTTGCACCAAGAAGAACGCCTTTGTTCT ACTCAAGTAGGGGAATTTCTTGGGGAAAGCAACAAGTTTAACAAGGAAGTGATGTATGCCTATGTAGACCAGCttgatttctgtggaaaagacTTTGTCTCCGCTCTGCGTATATTTCTGGAAGGTTTTCGCCTACCAGGTGAAGCCCAGAAGATTGATAGATTAATGGAGAAGTTTGCTGCTAGATATATTGAATGCAACCAACG GCAAACACTATTTGCTAGCGCTGACACTGCCTATGTTTTGGCATACTCTATTATAATGTTGACTACAGACTTGCACAGTCCGCAG gttaaaaataaaatgacaaaggAGCAATACATTAAAATGAATCGAGGAATCAATGATAGTAAAGACCTGCCAGTAGAGTATTTATCCACAATCTATGAAgaaatagaaggaaagaaaattgcaaTGAAAGAGACAAAAGAATACGCAATTACAACGAAGTGTAGTAAACCAA GTGTAGCTAATGAGAAGCAGCGAAGGTTGTTGTACAACTTGGAGATGGAACAGATGGCTAAAACAGCTAAAGCCCTCATGGAGGCAGTAAGCCACGCAAAGGCTCCTTTTACAAGTGCCACTCATCTGGATCACGTCAGACCCATGTTCAAA cttGTATGGACTCCATTGCTGGCAGCTTACAGTGTTGGCTTGCAGAACTGCGATGACACCGAAGTTGCATCCCTTTGTTTGGAGGGAATACGCTGTGCAATTAGAATAGCCTGTATCTTCGGAATGCAG CTTGAACGAGATGCTTATGTACAAGCCCTTGCTCGGTTTTCCTTGTTGACGGCCAGTTCCAGtattacagaaatgaaacagaagaacatAGATACCATCAAGACACTTATTACAGTTGCTCACACAGATGGCAATTATCTTGGGAATTCTTGGCATGAG atCTTGAAATGTATTAGCCAGCTGGAACTAGCACAACTTATAGGAACTGGAGTGAAAACTCGGTATTTGTCTGGCTCTGGGCGTGAAAGGGAAGGAACCATTAAAGGCTATGCATCTGGAGGGGAAGAGTTTATGGGCCTGGGATTAG GTAACCTCGTTGGAAGTGGAGCTGATAAACGGCATATGGCGAGCATTCAAGAGTCTGTGGGAGAGACCAGTTCACAGAGTGTAGTGGTAGCAGTAGACAG GATATTTACAGGATCAACTAGGCTGGATGGAAATGCAATAG TTGACTTTGTCCGGTGGCTGTGTGCTGTTTCCATGGATGAGCTGGCTTCCCCGCACCATCCGCGCatgttcagcctgcagaagatAGTGGAGATATCGTATTACAACATGAATCGTATTAGGCTGCAGTGGTCAAGGATTTGGCATGTGATTGGAGATCACTTCAATaag GTTGGATGTAACCCTAATGAAGATGTTGCCATCTTTGCAGTAGACTCATTAAGGCAGCTGTCAATGAAATTTCTTGAGAAGGGAGAATTAGCCAACTTCCGCTTCCAGAAGGACTTCCTAAGGCCTTTTGAGCatattatgaagaaaaacag atctccAACTATTCGGGACATGGTAATACGCTGTATTGCTCAGATGGTGAACTCTCAAGCTGGCAATATTCGTTCAGGctggaaaaatatctttgcagtCTTTCATCAAGCAGCATCAGACCACGATGGAAATATTGTGGAGCTGGCCTTTCAAACTACAGCACACATAGTTA caaatatttttcaacagcACTTTCCAGCTGCAATTGACTCATTTCAGGATGCAGTAAAATGTCTTTCTGAGTTTGCCTGTAATGTTGCATTTCCGGACACCAGCATGGAAGCTATTAGACTTATTCGGTATTGTGCAAAATATGTTTCAGAAAGACCGCAG GTATTAAGAGAATACACAAGTGATGACATGAATGTTGCTCCTGGGGACAGAGTATGGGTTAGAGGATGGTTTCCCATTTTATTTGAACTTTCTTGTATCATCAATCGTTGCAAATTAGATGTTCGAACAAG GGGCTTAACAGTGATGTTTGAAATAATGAAGAGTTATGGACATACCTTTGAAAAGCACTGGTGGCAAGATCTGTTCAGAATTGTATTTCGGATTTTTGATAATATGAAACTCCCTGAGCAACAAACAGAg aaATCTGAATGGATGACCACTACATGCAACCATGCACTTTATGCAATCTGTGATGTATTTACACAATTTTATGAAGCTTTAAATGAGATCCTTCTTCCTGACATACTTGCACAGTTACACTGGTGTGTAAAACAAG ATAATGAGCAGTTGGCTCGATCAGGTACAAACTGCCTGGAAAATCTGGTAATACTAAATGGACAGAAATTCAGCCCTGAAGTCTGGGGCCAGACATGCAATTGTATGCTAGAAATCTTCAAAACTACTATTCCTCATGT CTTGCTGACGTGGAGGCCTGTGGGAATGGAGGAAGATTCGGTGGAAAAACATTGG GATTTAGACCTAGATCACCAGTCTTTAAGCAGCATGGataaaaatgcttcagaaagagGACAAAGTCAATTTTCAAATCCAACAGATGAGAGCTGGAAAGGTGGTCCTTATACAA ATCAGAAACTATTTGCTGGCCTCCTGATAAAGTGTGTGGTACAGCTGGAATTGATACAAACCATTGATAATATAGTGTTCTATCCAGCAACAAGCAAGAAGGAAGATGCTGAGCACATGGCTGCAGCTCAG CGAGATGCATTGGATGCAGACATCCACATTGACACAGAAGACCAAGGAATGTATAAATATATGTCATCACATCACCTCTTTAAGTTACTAGATTGTCTACAAGAGTctcattcattttcaaaagcctttaATTCAAATTATGAACAGCGAACTGTGTTATGGAGAGCAG GGTTCAAGGGTAAGTCAAAACCCAATCTCTTAAAACAAGAGACCAGCAGCTTGGCTTGTTGCTTGAGAATACTGTTTCGAATGTATGTGGATGAAAACCGCCGAGACTCCTGGGATGCTATACAACGACGACTGCTGAG TGTATGCAGTGAAGCCCTGGCGTATTTTATTACCGTGAACTCAGAAAGCCACAGAGAAGCTTGGACCAACCTCCTGCTAttgcttttaacaaaaacaCTAAAAATCAGTGATGAAAAG
- the ARFGEF2 gene encoding brefeldin A-inhibited guanine nucleotide-exchange protein 2 isoform X2 yields MQPPAREQDARTKSMFVSRALEKILAEKEAKRPPHGQLRRACQVALDEIKTELERQREGTAAPPKANFIEADKYFLPFELACQSKSPRIVSTSLDCLQKLIAYGHITGNAPDSGAPGKRLIDRIVETICNCFQGPQTDEGVQLQIIKALLTAVTSPYIEIHEGTILQTVRTCYNIYLASKNLINQTTAKATLTQMLNVIFTRMENQAIQESRDAEKTNQQKSQSPAIQGMSKSPKTGQLKHSYQEGKPTVPPSVELTNGEPERTENGDVKLEQDLTLPASVAEEKQVTETVTALPALETADTVLSGSSSENVQTNGIPDDGQSVSSTDNLETDLSGHPAAARFSHVLQKDAFLVFRSLCKLSMKPLGDGPPDPKSHELRSKIVSLQLLLSVLQNAGPVFRTHEMFINAIKQYLCVALSKNGVSSVPDVFELSLAIFLTLLSNFKTHLKMQIEVFFKEIFLNILETSSSSFEHKWMVIQTLTRICADAQCVVDIYVNYDCDLNAANIFERLVNDLSKIAQGRSGHELGMTPLQELSLRKKGLECLVSILKCMVEWSKDLYVNPNHQASLGSYKPSEQEVAEGKCLESGGRRSSVSSLDSTVSSGVGSVGTQTTVPDDPEQFEVIKQQKEIIEHGIELFNKKPKRGIQYLQEQGMLGTTAEDIAQFLHQEERLCSTQVGEFLGESNKFNKEVMYAYVDQLDFCGKDFVSALRIFLEGFRLPGEAQKIDRLMEKFAARYIECNQRQTLFASADTAYVLAYSIIMLTTDLHSPQVKNKMTKEQYIKMNRGINDSKDLPVEYLSTIYEEIEGKKIAMKETKEYAITTKCSKPSVANEKQRRLLYNLEMEQMAKTAKALMEAVSHAKAPFTSATHLDHVRPMFKLVWTPLLAAYSVGLQNCDDTEVASLCLEGIRCAIRIACIFGMQLERDAYVQALARFSLLTASSSITEMKQKNIDTIKTLITVAHTDGNYLGNSWHEILKCISQLELAQLIGTGVKTRYLSGSGREREGTIKGYASGGEEFMGLGLGNLVGSGADKRHMASIQESVGETSSQSVVVAVDRIFTGSTRLDGNAIVDFVRWLCAVSMDELASPHHPRMFSLQKIVEISYYNMNRIRLQWSRIWHVIGDHFNKVGCNPNEDVAIFAVDSLRQLSMKFLEKGELANFRFQKDFLRPFEHIMKKNRSPTIRDMVIRCIAQMVNSQAGNIRSGWKNIFAVFHQAASDHDGNIVELAFQTTAHIVTNIFQQHFPAAIDSFQDAVKCLSEFACNVAFPDTSMEAIRLIRYCAKYVSERPQVLREYTSDDMNVAPGDRVWVRGWFPILFELSCIINRCKLDVRTRGLTVMFEIMKSYGHTFEKHWWQDLFRIVFRIFDNMKLPEQQTEKSEWMTTTCNHALYAICDVFTQFYEALNEILLPDILAQLHWCVKQDNEQLARSGTNCLENLVILNGQKFSPEVWGQTCNCMLEIFKTTIPHVLLTWRPVGMEEDSVEKHWDLDLDHQSLSSMDKNASERGQSQFSNPTDESWKGGPYTNQKLFAGLLIKCVVQLELIQTIDNIVFYPATSKKEDAEHMAAAQRDALDADIHIDTEDQGMYKYMSSHHLFKLLDCLQESHSFSKAFNSNYEQRTVLWRAGFKGKSKPNLLKQETSSLACCLRILFRMYVDENRRDSWDAIQRRLLSVCSEALAYFITVNSESHREAWTNLLLLLLTKTLKISDEKFRAHASTYYPYLCEIMQFDLIPELRAVLRKFFLRIGVVFKICVTEEQIRTTGMSLPSW; encoded by the exons atgcagcccccggcccgcgaGCAGGACGCCCGCACCAAGAGTATGTTTGTGTCGCGGGCGCTGGAGAAGATCCTGGCGGAGAAGGAGGCGAAGCGGCCCCCGCACGGGCAGCTGCGGAGAGCCTGCCAGGTGGCGCTGG atgaaataaaaactgagcTGGAAAGGCAAAG AGAAGGCACTGCTGCTCCACCAAAAGCAAATTTCATTGAAGCagataaatatttccttccatTTGAACTGGCCTGCCAGTCAAAGTCTCCACGCATTGTTAGTACTTCACTGGATTGTTTACAG AAACTCATTGCATATGGACATATCACTGGCAATGCACCAGACAGTGGAGCACCTGGAAAAAGACTGATTGACCGAATAGTTGAAACCATTTGCAATTGCTTTCAGGGTCCTCAAACTGATGAAGGAGTACAACTGCAGATAATTAAG GCTCTCCTCACTGCAGTAACATCTCCGTATATAGAAATTCATGAAGGAACAATTCTTCAGACTGTTAGAACCTGCTACAACATCTATCTGGCCAGTAAAAATCTTATTAATCAGACAACTGCCAAAGCTACCCTTACACAGATGttaaatgtcatttttacaCGGATGGAAAATCAAGCT ATACAAGAATCCAGAGACGCAGAAAAAACGAATCAGCAAAAATCCCAGTCTCCTGCAATTCAAGGGATGTCCAAGTCTCCGAAGACTGGTCAGTTAAAGCACAGCTATCAGGAGGGCAAACCCACTGTTCCTCCAAGCGTGGAATTAACCAACGGTGAGcctgagagaacagaaaatggagaTGTGAAGTTGGAGCAGGATCTGACTCTTCCAGCATCAG tggctgaagaaaagcaggtaACAGAAACAGTTACGGCTCTACCTGCATTAGAGACTGCAGATACTGTTCTATCTGGCTCTAGCAGTGAAAATGTACAAACAAACGGGATTCCAGATGATGGGCAATCTGTTTCCTCCACTGATAATCTG GAAACAGATCTATCTGGacatccagctgctgccagattTTCCCATGTTCTACAAAAGGATGCCTTCCTTGTCTTCAGGTCATTGTGCAAGCTCTCCATGAAACCACTTGGTGATGGGCCACCAGATCCCAA atcaCATGAATTGCGTTCTAAGATAGTGTCTCTTCAGCTTCTTCTCTCGGTACTGCAGAATGCTGGTCCAGTTTTCAGGACACACGAGATGTTCATCAATGCAATCAAGCAATATCTTTGTGTAGCATTATCTAAAAATGGAGTCTCTTCTGTTCCTGATGTATTTGAGCTCTCTCTTGCCatctttctcacactgctttcGAATTTTAAGacccatttaaaaatgcagattgaG gTGTTCTTCAAAGAGATCTTCTTGAATATTCTAGAGACTTCTTCAAGCTCCTTTGAACACAAATGGATGGTGATTCAGACTTTAACTAGAATTTGTGCAG atGCCCAGTGTGTAGTGGATATTTATGTTAACTATGACTGTGATTTAAACGCTGCTAATATCTTTGAACGCCTTGTAAATGATTTGTCAAAAATCGCACAGGGACGAAGTGGGCATGAGTTGGGAATGACGCCTTTACAG gAACTAAGCCTGAGGAAAAAAGGACTTGAATGTTTggtttctattttaaaatgtatggtAGAATGGAGCAAAGACCTTTATGTGAACCCCAATCATCAGGCTAGCTTGG GTTCATATAAACCATCTGAACAGGAAGTGGCTGAAGGTAAATGCCTTGAGAGTGGAGGGAGACGGAGTAGTGTGAGTTCGTTGGACTCCACTGTTTCATCAGGAGTTGGAAGTGTTGGTACACAGACCACTGTTCCAGATGATCCTGAGCAATTTGAAGTCATCaagcaacaaaaggaaataattgaaCATGGGATAGAACT GTTtaataaaaaaccaaagagaGGAATACAGTATCTACAGGAGCAGGGAATGCTTGGCACTACAGCAGAGGACATTGCACAGTTCTTGCACCAAGAAGAACGCCTTTGTTCT ACTCAAGTAGGGGAATTTCTTGGGGAAAGCAACAAGTTTAACAAGGAAGTGATGTATGCCTATGTAGACCAGCttgatttctgtggaaaagacTTTGTCTCCGCTCTGCGTATATTTCTGGAAGGTTTTCGCCTACCAGGTGAAGCCCAGAAGATTGATAGATTAATGGAGAAGTTTGCTGCTAGATATATTGAATGCAACCAACG GCAAACACTATTTGCTAGCGCTGACACTGCCTATGTTTTGGCATACTCTATTATAATGTTGACTACAGACTTGCACAGTCCGCAG gttaaaaataaaatgacaaaggAGCAATACATTAAAATGAATCGAGGAATCAATGATAGTAAAGACCTGCCAGTAGAGTATTTATCCACAATCTATGAAgaaatagaaggaaagaaaattgcaaTGAAAGAGACAAAAGAATACGCAATTACAACGAAGTGTAGTAAACCAA GTGTAGCTAATGAGAAGCAGCGAAGGTTGTTGTACAACTTGGAGATGGAACAGATGGCTAAAACAGCTAAAGCCCTCATGGAGGCAGTAAGCCACGCAAAGGCTCCTTTTACAAGTGCCACTCATCTGGATCACGTCAGACCCATGTTCAAA cttGTATGGACTCCATTGCTGGCAGCTTACAGTGTTGGCTTGCAGAACTGCGATGACACCGAAGTTGCATCCCTTTGTTTGGAGGGAATACGCTGTGCAATTAGAATAGCCTGTATCTTCGGAATGCAG CTTGAACGAGATGCTTATGTACAAGCCCTTGCTCGGTTTTCCTTGTTGACGGCCAGTTCCAGtattacagaaatgaaacagaagaacatAGATACCATCAAGACACTTATTACAGTTGCTCACACAGATGGCAATTATCTTGGGAATTCTTGGCATGAG atCTTGAAATGTATTAGCCAGCTGGAACTAGCACAACTTATAGGAACTGGAGTGAAAACTCGGTATTTGTCTGGCTCTGGGCGTGAAAGGGAAGGAACCATTAAAGGCTATGCATCTGGAGGGGAAGAGTTTATGGGCCTGGGATTAG GTAACCTCGTTGGAAGTGGAGCTGATAAACGGCATATGGCGAGCATTCAAGAGTCTGTGGGAGAGACCAGTTCACAGAGTGTAGTGGTAGCAGTAGACAG GATATTTACAGGATCAACTAGGCTGGATGGAAATGCAATAG TTGACTTTGTCCGGTGGCTGTGTGCTGTTTCCATGGATGAGCTGGCTTCCCCGCACCATCCGCGCatgttcagcctgcagaagatAGTGGAGATATCGTATTACAACATGAATCGTATTAGGCTGCAGTGGTCAAGGATTTGGCATGTGATTGGAGATCACTTCAATaag GTTGGATGTAACCCTAATGAAGATGTTGCCATCTTTGCAGTAGACTCATTAAGGCAGCTGTCAATGAAATTTCTTGAGAAGGGAGAATTAGCCAACTTCCGCTTCCAGAAGGACTTCCTAAGGCCTTTTGAGCatattatgaagaaaaacag atctccAACTATTCGGGACATGGTAATACGCTGTATTGCTCAGATGGTGAACTCTCAAGCTGGCAATATTCGTTCAGGctggaaaaatatctttgcagtCTTTCATCAAGCAGCATCAGACCACGATGGAAATATTGTGGAGCTGGCCTTTCAAACTACAGCACACATAGTTA caaatatttttcaacagcACTTTCCAGCTGCAATTGACTCATTTCAGGATGCAGTAAAATGTCTTTCTGAGTTTGCCTGTAATGTTGCATTTCCGGACACCAGCATGGAAGCTATTAGACTTATTCGGTATTGTGCAAAATATGTTTCAGAAAGACCGCAG GTATTAAGAGAATACACAAGTGATGACATGAATGTTGCTCCTGGGGACAGAGTATGGGTTAGAGGATGGTTTCCCATTTTATTTGAACTTTCTTGTATCATCAATCGTTGCAAATTAGATGTTCGAACAAG GGGCTTAACAGTGATGTTTGAAATAATGAAGAGTTATGGACATACCTTTGAAAAGCACTGGTGGCAAGATCTGTTCAGAATTGTATTTCGGATTTTTGATAATATGAAACTCCCTGAGCAACAAACAGAg aaATCTGAATGGATGACCACTACATGCAACCATGCACTTTATGCAATCTGTGATGTATTTACACAATTTTATGAAGCTTTAAATGAGATCCTTCTTCCTGACATACTTGCACAGTTACACTGGTGTGTAAAACAAG ATAATGAGCAGTTGGCTCGATCAGGTACAAACTGCCTGGAAAATCTGGTAATACTAAATGGACAGAAATTCAGCCCTGAAGTCTGGGGCCAGACATGCAATTGTATGCTAGAAATCTTCAAAACTACTATTCCTCATGT CTTGCTGACGTGGAGGCCTGTGGGAATGGAGGAAGATTCGGTGGAAAAACATTGG GATTTAGACCTAGATCACCAGTCTTTAAGCAGCATGGataaaaatgcttcagaaagagGACAAAGTCAATTTTCAAATCCAACAGATGAGAGCTGGAAAGGTGGTCCTTATACAA ATCAGAAACTATTTGCTGGCCTCCTGATAAAGTGTGTGGTACAGCTGGAATTGATACAAACCATTGATAATATAGTGTTCTATCCAGCAACAAGCAAGAAGGAAGATGCTGAGCACATGGCTGCAGCTCAG CGAGATGCATTGGATGCAGACATCCACATTGACACAGAAGACCAAGGAATGTATAAATATATGTCATCACATCACCTCTTTAAGTTACTAGATTGTCTACAAGAGTctcattcattttcaaaagcctttaATTCAAATTATGAACAGCGAACTGTGTTATGGAGAGCAG GGTTCAAGGGTAAGTCAAAACCCAATCTCTTAAAACAAGAGACCAGCAGCTTGGCTTGTTGCTTGAGAATACTGTTTCGAATGTATGTGGATGAAAACCGCCGAGACTCCTGGGATGCTATACAACGACGACTGCTGAG TGTATGCAGTGAAGCCCTGGCGTATTTTATTACCGTGAACTCAGAAAGCCACAGAGAAGCTTGGACCAACCTCCTGCTAttgcttttaacaaaaacaCTAAAAATCAGTGATGAAAAG